CGGTGCGGATCGGCCCGTTCGAAGTCACGCCGCGCGAAGCGATGGATGCCGAGGTCGACTCGATGTTCCAGGTCCGCGCCGCCGGCCTGAACGTGCTGAACGTGGTCGATTCCTGGATCGACGATGCGACGCTGGCCTGCCTGGTGGCGCAAAAGCCGTGGGACCTGGTGCTGTGGCCGTTCCAGACCATGCGCGAGCTCGAGGTGCTGGCGCCGACCCGCTCCGAGCCTGCGCCGCCGGCGCTGCCGCAGGAGTGGCTGGACCAGCTGCGCGCGCTGGCGCCGCGCTGCGTCGTGCCGAGTTCCTGCCAGTTCGCGCTCGAACCCTGGTCATGGTACAACCGCGCCTTCTTCCCGATCTCGTATGCGCATTTCACGCGCGAGGTGGCGGCGGCGCTGCCGGACGCGCGCGTGGTGCGCCTGGACCCGTCGGTGTCGGTGACGCTCGATGCCGCGCTGGGTGCCGAGATGCTGCGCCCGGCGCCGCCGCTGCCGTGGGTGATGCCGGTGGGTCCACAGAACGTCGACTACGTCTACGAGGGCAATGCGGATGCGCCGCCGACGTCGGAAATCGCGCGCCATTTTCCCGCGCTGACGGCGGCCCAGTGGGCGCGCGTGCTGGACTTTTGCCGCACCGGCCTGCCCGAGCGCTACGCCGACACCGAAGCGGCGAGCGATTATTTCGAGCGTCCGCGCATCTGGCAATTGTCGATCTACGACCACGCCGGCGCGTGCACCCGATGGCGCTACCGGCTCGAGGACGGCGCCGCGACGCCCGCCATGGAGGACGACGGCCCGCTCGGCTGGAGCACCGAGGTCCCCGCCGCCAAGCTGTACGCCGCCCTCGAACTGGGCGAATCCTTGACGTCGATGTACCTGCGCGTCAACGACGCCGAGTTCGATGCCGCGACGGAGCGCGAGCTGGTGCAGGCCGACGTGATCGACGACCCGCTGATCCGCGCCCTGTTCAGCGAAGGCTTCGGCGCTTACCAGCAAGCCCAGCTGCGGCGGCTGCTGGCGCGCTGAAGCGCCCCGCTGCGGTCAGATCACTCGTCGAAATCCTCGGCCAGGTTCTTCCAGCCGCGGCTCTTGGCGAAGGCCGCGAATTCCTCGGGCGCCTCGAGCACGATCAGCTTGGCTTCCTGCAGGCCCGGATCGCTGTGGCCGAAATCCGGCCCCTTGTAGCCGAGCGCGCGCAGGCGGTCGACGATCTGGCGCACCAGCACGCTGTCCTTGTAGGCGCCGGGGTCGAGCTGGCGCGCGAACTCGACATAGACGTCGATGATGCCGTAGCCCTCGTCGAAGATACGGATTGCCTTGACGTCGAGGGTAAGGCCGCTGCTGTCCTTGGCCTGGAAGGGGCCGGACAATTCAATATCGGAATCGGTAGTCATGGTTCGAGCATACCACCGTGGCGGCGGGCCTGCTTACGCGCGCGCCTACGCGTGCGCGTGCGCCTGCGCGTCCGCCAGCGCCTGCGCGCCCCACCACGCGTCCAGCCCATTGCCCAGCAAGGCCATCGCAATCACCAGTCCCCCGATGATCCACCTCCGCCTGCGCGACAGGCGCGGATCGCGCCAGGTGCGCCAGAGGCTCAGCGCGGCATGCGCCAGCACCAGCGCCACGCCAACCGCCAGCAGCACGGCCAGCGTCGTGCGCCCCGCAAGGCCGACGATGTCCAGGCCCCAGTAGGCCAGCCCCGGCAAGGCCAGCGCCAGCGCGCCGAGCAGGTCGATCCAGGCCAGCGCCGCCGCCGGACCGAGTCGCCGCAGCGGCGTACGCAGCGCATGGCGATGCCCCCACCCCGTCAGCGCCAGCGTGCCGGCCACGTACGGGATCACCCACCAGGGCATGCCCGCTCCCAATTTACTGCTCTGCGTGCCAGCCGCCTCCCAGCGACTGGATCAGCGCGACGGCCGTCGACTGGCGCGAGCCCTGGGTCTGCACCAGCGCACGGCGCGCGCTCAAGGCCGTGACCTGGGCCTGCACCACCTGCGAGTAGTCGACCTGGCCGGCCTTGTAGCGGTTGAGCACCTGCTCCTCGACCTTGTCGGCGGCTTCGGAAGCCTGGCGCTGCAGCTCCTGCTGCTGGACCAGGATGCGGGTCGCGGACAGCTGGTCCTCGACGTCGGCGAAGGCCGTGAGCACGGTCTGGCGGTAGCGCGCGGCGGCTTCGTCCTGGGCCGCGCGGGTCGACTCGACCGCGGCGCGCAGCGCGCCGAAGTTGATCGCGGTCTGGGCCGCGGACAGGCCGTAGGTCCAGGCCGCGTTCGAGGCGCGGAACAAATCGCTCACCACGCTGCCCGAGGTGCCGTAGCTGCCGCTCAGGTTGACGCTCGGGAAGTAGGCCGAGCGGGCGATGCCGATCTGCTCGTTGGCGGCGGCCACGCGGCGCTCGGCGCCGGCGATGTCGGGGCGGCGCTGCAGCAGCAGCGAGGGCACGCCGACCGGCACGTCCGGCACCGTCGGCGCCCACTTGGCCGGGGCGATGGTGACGTCGGCCGGGGCCTTGCCGATCAGGACCGCGATCGCGTGCTCGAGCTGGGCGCGCTGGTTGGCCAGCTGGACTTCGTCGGCCTGGGCGTTGGACAGCGTGGTCTGGGCCTGGTAGACGTCCGAGTGCGGCGCGATGCCGACGTCGTAGCGGTTCTGGGTGTACTTCAGCACGCGCTGGTAGCCTTCGATCGAGGCGCGCAGCAGGTCGCGCTGGGCGTCGATCGAGCGCAGCGAGACGTAGTCGGCGGCCAGCTCGCCCTGGGCCGACAGCGTGGCCGCGGCGAGGTCGGCGGCGCTGGCCTGGGCGTTGAACTGGGCCGCGTTGACGCCGGCGCGCAGGCGGCCCCAGACGTCCGGCTCCCAGCTGCCGCCCAGCTGCAGGCGGTAGTTGTTGGCGATGTTGCCGCGTCCGCCGCCGCCGATCACTGTGCCGTTGCTGGTCACGGTGGTGCTGCTGTTGCCGGCCTTGGTGCCGCTGCGGTCGCCCGACAGGCTCAGCGTCGCGCTCGGCCACAGCTCGGCGCGCTGCTCGGCCACCAGCGCGCGTGCCTGCGCGTAGGCGGCCACCGCGGCGGCCACGTTCTGGTTCGAGACCTGCACCTGGCCGGCCAGGTCGTTCAGGACCGGGTCGCCGAACAGGGTCCACCAGGGACCCCGTTCGAGGGCGTCGGCGGGCGCCGCCGGCACCCAGCCCTCGAGCTCCTTGAACTTGGGCGGCTCGGGCGTGTCGGGCCGGTGATAGGCCGGCGTGAACGAGCAGCCGGACAGGAAGGCGGCTGCGGCAAGGGCGATCGCAGTGAGACGGACGGTGACGCTATGCATGCTCTTTTTTTTCATGAATGGGATGGTACCGAAGACGGATGCTCGACCGGCTGGCGCGCCAGTTCGTGCTCGTCCGGCTTCTTGGTGCGCAGTTTGTCGAGGTAGACGTAGACCACCGGCGTGGTCAGCAGCGTGAGCAGCTGGCTGGCGATCAGGCCGCCGATGATGGCGATGCCGAGCGGCTGGCGCAGCTCCGAGCCTTCGCCGAAGCCGATCGCCAGCGGCAGCGCGCCCAGCGCCGCGGCCAGCGTCGTCATCAGGATCGGGCGGAAGCGCAGCAGGCAGGCTTCGCGCACGGCCTCGGTGGCGCTCAGGCCGCGCGCGCGCTCGGCGTCCAGCGCGAAGTCGATGAT
This genomic stretch from Massilia sp. 9096 harbors:
- a CDS encoding MBL fold metallo-hydrolase, encoding MSSLTVSRILHAGYVFDCEGVRIAFDTIFENPFSRNLHAFPSVRFDEAAIRRQRFDAVFISHFHDDHCSLDSLDLLDRATPLYLYCIFDELFDMLGRLGFTDVQRLHLNAPVRIGPFEVTPREAMDAEVDSMFQVRAAGLNVLNVVDSWIDDATLACLVAQKPWDLVLWPFQTMRELEVLAPTRSEPAPPALPQEWLDQLRALAPRCVVPSSCQFALEPWSWYNRAFFPISYAHFTREVAAALPDARVVRLDPSVSVTLDAALGAEMLRPAPPLPWVMPVGPQNVDYVYEGNADAPPTSEIARHFPALTAAQWARVLDFCRTGLPERYADTEAASDYFERPRIWQLSIYDHAGACTRWRYRLEDGAATPAMEDDGPLGWSTEVPAAKLYAALELGESLTSMYLRVNDAEFDAATERELVQADVIDDPLIRALFSEGFGAYQQAQLRRLLAR
- a CDS encoding efflux transporter outer membrane subunit codes for the protein MHSVTVRLTAIALAAAAFLSGCSFTPAYHRPDTPEPPKFKELEGWVPAAPADALERGPWWTLFGDPVLNDLAGQVQVSNQNVAAAVAAYAQARALVAEQRAELWPSATLSLSGDRSGTKAGNSSTTVTSNGTVIGGGGRGNIANNYRLQLGGSWEPDVWGRLRAGVNAAQFNAQASAADLAAATLSAQGELAADYVSLRSIDAQRDLLRASIEGYQRVLKYTQNRYDVGIAPHSDVYQAQTTLSNAQADEVQLANQRAQLEHAIAVLIGKAPADVTIAPAKWAPTVPDVPVGVPSLLLQRRPDIAGAERRVAAANEQIGIARSAYFPSVNLSGSYGTSGSVVSDLFRASNAAWTYGLSAAQTAINFGALRAAVESTRAAQDEAAARYRQTVLTAFADVEDQLSATRILVQQQELQRQASEAADKVEEQVLNRYKAGQVDYSQVVQAQVTALSARRALVQTQGSRQSTAVALIQSLGGGWHAEQ